The DNA segment TTTTTGGATAAAGTATTAAAACCATTTTAAACCACTCCCTTATCCCATATGACGGCTTAGCCGTGAATCTTCATATGGTAGGTAGAATTATAGATTGTAAAATTGTCTGTAATATTTCTTATAGTTGTAATAGCATAACTATCTagcgttaaaaaaaatcactctcctaatttctaataatttatattctCTTTGTTCATCTTTTTAAGAtattaaatacattatatataatttatatttccatTTCAAAAGATGATTAAGTATTAACATTGATGGACAAGGATAATTTCACGACGAAGTAATAATCGAATCGACGAAttgttcttaatatatatatatatatatatatatatatatatacgacaTCTTTTATTGATATGCTTTTTTCGTAGCACATAACCACGGTACGACTTTGACTCCAACACTGGAAATTAAATTTGCATCACTGGAAATTTGCATCACTggaaattaaatttcaaatttggtgttgaaatatttaaattttaaccaTTAGGTCACAGTAttttgtttgaccaaaaaaaaaaaggtcacagtatttttcacttttttgtattgaaaaatgtaagatgttgatgaaaacacaaatatttataaaattactttTACCTAGGAGCTTTTTTGTTAGATAAaaatcgtatatatatatatatatatatatatttgtgtcaACTATATCATTAATTTGATTACACAAGAATTTATTTAGTAGACGttgtcaaaatatttgaaaaaatcttGTTGGTCAAGAAATTGAAAAGGCAAGATTGTTGCGTCCTCCTATTAATagaaactgaaaataatatttgttaaaTTTCCTCTGATTTTTCCTAACTACGCGTATTTGAGGAGTTATATAAGTAACAGCGTCTTATGATCTCTATCTACGCAAAACAAACCTAAAGAAAgtccaaagaaaaataaataatgagttACAAAATCGCTAGAGCATCGGAGTATCTTGCCATCACCGGTGGTGGAATCAAAGACATCAAGCTTGCCAAGTCTTCTTGGGTGCTTCCATGGCAGTCTTGCACCGTCTTCGATGTTTCTCCGGTCAACTACACGTTCGAAGTCCAGGCCATGAGTTCCGAGAAGCTCCCTTTTGTTATCCCCGCCGTTTTCACCATCGGTCCACGTGTCGATGACCCTCATGCTCTCTTGCTGTACGCCATGCTCATGTCTCAACACGATAAACACTCGAACCACGTCAACGAGCTTGTTCAGGGTGTTATCGAAGGAGAGACTCGTGTTCTTGTTGCCTCCATGACCATGGAAGAAGTCTTCAAAGGTAATAATAATCATATTCACACGTCTTTTATCTACTTCTCACTACTCATTCAAAAAGTCTCTTACTAATCAGttgaatattatttatataatatatattttctaaacttccTATGTGAGACTTTGATATTTCATCAGTTAGTTTGTTAGGTTAGATGAACTAGGGTTTCTCCAGTAAAACTTGTGTGCTTCTTTTGCTTGTGTTACAATCCAGTTCTTGATTTTAACTGTAGGAACAAAGGAGTTCAAGAAGGAAGTGTTTGAAAAGGTTCAGCTTGAGTTAAACCAGTTTGGTCTTGTGATCTACAACGCTAATGTTAAGCAGCTTGTTGATGTCCCTGGACATGAGTACTTCTCTTACTTGGGTCAGAAGACACAGATGGAAGCAGCTAACCAAGCCAAGATCGATGTAGCAGAGGCAAAGATGAAGGGAGAAGTGGGTGCCAAAGAAAGGACCGGGCTCACAATTCAGAATGCAGCAAAGATTGACGCAGAGTCAAAGATCATCTCCACTCAGAGGAAAGGAGAAGGGACAAAGGAAGAGATCAAGGTGAAGAGTGAGGTCCAAGTGTTTCAGAACGAGAAGGAGGCTCTTGTCGCTAAAGCTGACGCAGCACTTGCGATTCAGAAGGCTGCTTTAACCAAAAGCTCTCGTGTGGCTGAGGTTGAAGCTGCCAAGGCAGTTGCTATGAGAGAAGCTGAGCTTCAAACTCAAGTTGAGAAAATGAATGCGTTGACTCGAACAGAGAAGCTCAAAGCTGAGTTCCTCAGCAAAGCCACTGTTGAGTATGAAACCAAGGTATTAACCCGTCAGGCCAtcctctagattttttttttttaatgaaaattttttctgataaatttttttttacaacttcTGTGACTTTAAACATTGTTTTTATTGTTATGATAGGTGCAAGAAGCAAACTGGGAGTTATATAACAAGCAAAAGAAAGCAGAAGCTGTTCTGTACGAAAAACAGAAGCAAGCGGAGGCGACGAAAGCTGCAGCTGATGCTGCCTTCTATGCTAAACAGAGAGAAGCAGAGGGAATTGTCGCGATGGCCAATGCTCAAGGGACTTATATCAAGACCCTCCTAGGCGCTGTTAACAACGACTACTCAGCAATGAGGGACTTCTTGATGATCAACAATGGGGTTTATCAGGATATCGCCAAGACCAATGCTATTGCCATCAAGGACTTGCAGCCTAAGATCAGTGTGTGGAACCAAGGTGGTGCCGATCAGGGGATGAGTGGTGGTGGTATGAAGGAAATTGCTGGACTCTACAAGATGTTGCCACCGGTTCTTGATACGGTTTATGAGCAGACTGGGATGCAGCCACCGGCTTGGATTGGTACAATGCGTGGTGCTGAGCCTAGCCGTTGAAAGTTCCAAGAGtgctttctttattttattttatgcttttggagtatatttttttatagttttatgcttgtgaCTTGGATATCAAGTCAGTCGTTTGTAAATAACCCCAATTTCGTGACTGAGAAATATGGATAATTTCGCTTTATTGAAAGTTtgcttaattatttatttataaaatatgagTATAAATTATTGAAGTTGTATATTGAATAGTGACTAGTGGATAAAACTGCGATAGTAggcacaatttgttttttttttctctaaagctTGACAATGTtacacaaaggagttgacaaATAAAAAACGTTACACGATAGCAGTCACATTTGCTAATAAAGTTTTGTAACGTATATGTAGATATACATACAAGTCTATCCGTTGCAAATTGTGATAAATTACAgcaataatttcaaaaatataataaacaatttttttccgTAAGACATGTATCCAGAGGATCTAGACTGTCCTAGCAACTACTCATCTATGCAAAGAAATTGAGGGCCATTACACTACACCAATTAGTAAACGATAACTGAAAAAATGGTGATAATAGCCATGTCATGAAAGcgtataatctttttttttgtacacaAGCAACCCACTAAACATGAGTCATGACTATGTAAATTAATCTCACATATAATTTTGTGAGTTCTTATGGAGAGTCATTTCTATTGCTGCTGATCAGTACGAGTTCTCGAGTGCATGCCTATGCTATCTTCTTGGAGTTGGGTATATGCTTCATGCGCTTGTTTTGGTATCTATATCCTCAGTATCATTTGCGTTATTGTGCATGCTTCTTATGCTTTATGTATCTTCCTTGTTGTAACCTCTTTGCCTTGGGACACAGCAAATCAGCAATGACAACActtaaaacattaatttaagagtatttatattttaagtatacAGATACAAGGCAATGTTGCCATTGTGAAGCAATATGGCAACATCCCTATTGAGAAATGAAGATTAACATGTTATGCATGAACTAGGCAGCGTTATCgaattttatcaaaagtcaaacCTCCATAGCTCCATTAAACCATTTACATACAATTTTAATCATTCATTTTAAAACGCAATTTATTTTTATGCTGACTATTCCGACCAAAACGGACAAGGAGGAGACCAATCAGCAACCGCCACGTCTTTCTGAGAAGATCAAATCATTTAAGAAATGGTTTTCATTGATGTAGACAAATTTGTCTAATCCCCATTACGATAGTCTGACTGATGGTTATGGAAGTAAATAACGAAAACTTTAATGTCCCTTCCTCGTGGTCAAAAAGTCAATAAAAATCCTTTTCAAAggcagtaaaaaaaaaacaatgacaaGGTGTATCCAATCATAGAACGACACGTGTATTACTGACCATTGAGAAGCCAGCGTCCACGTGTAATTTCACTTCTCTCTAGTGTAAAAAAAACGCTTATATAAATATCTCTCCTCGTTCATCGCTTCCTTCTCACACGAATATTCGTACacagaggaggaagagagagagagagagcgataATGGCGTCTAACGGCTTCGCGATGCTATCGATCCTTGTGTTAGCTCTCTTCGCTTCGTCTATTAGAAGCGAAGAGACGGAGACGAAGGAGTTCGTCTTGACTCTCGATCACTCCAACTTCACCGATACAATCAACAAGCACGACTTCATCGTCGTCGAGTTCTACGCCCCTTGGTTAGATCTGATTCTCTGTTTACGTAGATCGTGTTGATTATAGCTCATCGGCTTACGTTAGCATGTTGATATCGATGAATCGACTAGAGATTTAAGTGTTTCGATCTTAGGATTCAAGTGTTTGATTGATTCAGAATCCATTAGCGTGTTGTTTTGATGAATCGATtagaatttcaaatttgttttaggataataattatgaaattaagAATCTCTGTTTCGTTTGGTTTCAGGTGTGGCCACTGCAAGAGTCTTGCTCCTGAggtatttattgttttatatgGCTAGATTCAAGCACTTATGATGATGACTAACGTTGGTGTTATTTTGCTTAACAGTATGAGAAGGCTGCAGCAGAGTTGAGCAGCCAAAGCCCTCCCATCTTCCTCGCCAAGATTGATGCTAGCGAGGAGTCTAACAAAGGTATTGCGAACGAGTACAAGATTCAGGGATTCCCCACTATCAAGATTCTGAGGAAGGGAGGGAAGTCGATTCAAGATTACAACGGACCTCGTGAAGCTGCGGGTATTGTGACTTATGTGAAGAAGCAGAGTGGACCTGCTTCTGCTGAGATTAAGTCGGCTGATGGTGCTGGTGAGGTTATTGGTGAGAAGAGTGTTGTTGCTGTAAGTGAAAGTGTCTCTCATgctttttcgatttttttaagaatgtttgttttccatttatttatcagtaatttgttatttgttttgtcTTAGGTTGGTGTGTTCCCTAAGTTATCCGGCGAGGAGTTTGATTCTTTCATAGCCCTTGCTGAGAAGTTGCGCGCTGACTATGATTTCGCACACACTTTGGATGCCAAGCTTCTTCCCCGTGGAGACTCATCTGTTGTGGGACCTGTTGTGAGGCTATTCAAGCCTTTCGATGAACTCTTTGTCGATTCCAAGGTACAGAAGAAACCTTTATATTAAAGAATACCTATTAATGTTGCAGATTGCTTAATTTTGATTTACGAATAATGAATTCAGGATTTCAATGGGGAAGCTCTGGAAAAGTTTGTCAAAGAATCAAGCATTCCTCTTGTTACAGTCTTTGACAAAGATCCAAGCAACCACCCATATGTTTCTAAGTTCTTTGACAGCCCTGCCACTaaggtaaaatttattttataactgaTTTAGTAATAGTAACTTGTTCATGGTTGCCTATGGATAAAGCTCTGATAATATAGCATATTCGCTGAATTAGGGGAATAGATCAATCATAACTTGATAATGAGTTTAttgaaacatttgtttgttCTGCTTTTCAACATGTTATTAAATGTTCAGTTTTGTATGATCTTCTGGTTTTGATGGGTAGTAATGTTTTGAAATTCAGGTGATGATGTTCGTTAACTTCACTGGAGAAACAGCTGAATCTCTAAAATCAAAGTTCCGTGAAGTTGCTACATCCTCCAAAGGACAAGATCTTGCCTTCCTTGTTGGTGATGCCGAGAGCAGCCAAGGCGCTTTGCAGGTTTACATATTTTTCACTTCGTCTCTTCTAAACATTTCCTTCTGCTGTAGCTTACACACATTACTAAGcaggatttttttcttttcatgtaTTGGTTTAACAGTACTTTGGACTCGAAGAGAGCCAAGTTCCCCTCATCATCATCCAGACTCCTGACAGCAAGAAGTATCTGAAAGCAAACGTTGTGGTTGACCAGATTGAATCATGGATGAAGGACTTCAAGGTTTCATTCTCTTTACACACATCCTCgtgaaattttatcaaatataaactaACCTAAAAGACGCATGCTTCTTTCAGGACGGGAAAGTTGCCGCCCACAAAAAATCTCAGCCTATCCCAGCTGAGAACAACGAGCCAGTGAAGGTTGTTGTAGCTGAGAGCCTTGACGACATGGTTTTCAACTCTGGAAAGAATGGTGAGAacatttaaaaactcttttGTCGATTTTCTTGCAAAAAACAACAACTgataataaaacatcaaatattatCTGTCAGTCTTGATTGAATTCTACGCACCGTGGTGTGGACATTGCCAAAAGCTTGCACCAATCTTGGACGAAGTGGCTTTGGCGTTCCAGAACGACCCAAGTGTCCTCGTAGCAAAACTAGTAAGCCTCTCGATCTTTTTTGTTCCACATGTAGTTCGTACAGGATGATGATGGTCTTTAACCATAAATGTCTGTCCGTGTGTACAGGACGCAACCGCAAATGATATCCCAAGCGATACATTTGATGTGAAAGGCTTCCCAACGATTTACTTCAGATCAGCGGATGGGAAGGTTGTAGTGTACGAAGGAAGCAGGACAAAGGAAGACTTCATAAGCTTCATTGAGAAGAACAAGCCAGCTTCTCATAGTGAAGAGTCTTCTACTACTGTTAGAAGTGGAGAACACAAGACTGAGGAATCAGCCGCGAAGGACGAGCTGTAAAAgcctttgtttttcttctttttttttgcttttatctCTTTCTGACATTTGAACTCCAATGTTACCCGGTAATAAAAGCTTCGATCAAATAAAAAGCCTATTAATCATCTACTCTGTTTCATGTTTGAGCATAGAGGGTTGGTTAGTTTTGTATCTATTCCGTTAAATGAACTTCTCTCAAAGGTTTAAGAAAATCGTCCTTTTATTTGAATGATTTCATCATAGTGGTTAAACTAAAAATCTATGATAGGTTAAAATTTACTAATTTACTAAGCAAATGAATGAGCGTAACTATGGAACAACAGTGTACTTGTTGTTGGGAAATTTGTTCCGTGTCAGAAGACATTTATGTGTTTAGTAAGGGAATAAGAAAGATCTTTTCAAAAGGCTTAGAAATCTCAAATCGTTAACATGTTTACAATACTAAATTTACCGCGAAAACAACGATACTAATACAAACCATTTACCGTGTTGTTTCTCCAgtgaaagaagaagatgtagaGTGTCGACGCGTGTTCATTAACTTCGATTGGTATACGACTACAGCTACTACACGCGTCTTAATGCATGCCACTGAGTTTCAAGCGAAAATCTTGAAACAGTCTTGtgtcgaatttttttttatgacctgctTCGGATGTCCCACCACCAACAGGAAAACAATTGGCGATCCATGTATATGATATGAATTGGACCCACTTCCAAAGAATGGATTCAACATAGTGTTATAGTTTTTCTGGTATTCAAAATATATGGGCCTGTAAGTTAGTataagatttgtttttattattttaatatttgattgaaAAATTACgctaaatttttataagatcagtttactctattttttaaaaaaaaaaaaaaaatttataataaaattagacATTGCTACAATTATACTTTATTTTtgagtgaaaaatagaataataaaccaaaaaaaaattactatatatataggtaaacatattttatactctattataaaatacaaaataaagtattattgaaatatttttgctataaactctattttaaataaaaaataaaatggagTTGGAAATGCCCTGACATTGGAAAACTTGACCTCACCCTGTAAATAAATCGTTTCATGTGTTGTTcgttaatcaatttatgtttttttttgctagaaAGGGAGAACTACTGTGTATGCAGTGATAATGAGCTCACACAAATGATTTTACCATATTACACTTTACTGTTTTCCTGATTTTGATGAGAACACTATTATTGACTTTTTTAAACAGGAAATATTTTCACTTTAATTGACTTTTATAAcagaaattatattattttactttcACTTTCCACTATAAAATGGCACACTAGCATGAATATCGAAACCAAGCTTCTGTTTCCCATTTCTCTCAGTGTTATCTATACATCATCCAACTAATGGCAAACCAACTTCAAAAACCCTTAACCAATTCTCCTAAACCGGGTCTGACCAAAGAAGAAGATTCTCAAGAAATGGTTGCCTTACAAGCCCAGAGGATGGTGTACTCCTTGACACTCCCAATGGTTTTCAAAGCCGCCTTGGAGCTGGGAGTCATCGACACGTTGGCTACCGTTGAGGACGCCATGTGGCTCTCACCTTCAGAGATAGTGTCTCGTCTCCCTACTAAACCCACCAACCCGGAGGCTCCAATGCTGCTGGACCGGATGTTGCGCTTACTCGCCAGTCACTCGGTCTTGAAATGTCGCGTGCTTGAAACCGGAGAGAACGGTGGAACCGGAAAGACCGATAGGGTATATGCAGCCGAACCGGTTTGCAAGTTGTTCTTGAAAGATAGAGATGGCTCGGGTTCTCTCTTGTCTTTCTTCCTGTTGTGCCAAAACCATGTCATATTCAAGGCTTTGTACGtacctatatattaatattgaCCAAACAGTCGATATTACGtcaaaatttatttacatattccTAACTAATATCTTTTTTCTACAGGTCGCATCTTAAGGATGTGATATTAGAAGGAAAAGATGCATTTATGTCTGCCCATGGCATGAGAGCCTTTGAATACTTGGGTTCGGATGAACAATTCGCTGAGATGTTTAACCTAGCAATGTCGGAATCTTCAACCCTGGTCATGAAAAAGATTCTAGAAGTTTACAAAGGATTCAAAGATATTAACACTTTGGTTGATGTGGGAGGAGGAGTTGGGACAGTACTAGGTCTAGTCACTTCCAAGTATCCTCGTATTAAGGGCATCAATTTCGATTTAGCTTCGGTTGTATCCAATGCCACTCCTTATCCAGGTATTTATACTTAAttctaataaataataaaaaaatctcctAAACCtattgttattatatttatactaaACCTGTTATAGGAGTGGAACATGTGGCTGGAGACATGCTTGTTGAAGTTCCAAAGGGAGATGCCATTTTCATGAAAGTAAGCATATATTATGTGGGTATAGTATGTTTTTGTGTAtaagtatgatttttttttttttttacaaatgcGTAATAAGCATGGATTATAAAGGTCTAATACAACATATTATTTCAACAAACTAAAATGGTTTAAATTTGATGACAGTGGGTGTTTCATGCTTGGGACGACGAGAACTGTGTTAAAATCCTCAAAAACTGTTGGTCGAGTCTTCCAGAGAAAGGAAAAGTGATAGCCGTGGAGATGGTTATGCCAAAAGAACCAACGAGTGACGACTGTTCTCCTAACATTGGGTACACTGTGGACATGTTCATGTTATCACTACGTGGGAGTGGTGGAGAAAGGACTCTTTCTGAATACGAGGCTTTAGCTTATGCTTCAGGCTTTCGTCGTTGTGAGCTCATTTGCCGTTCCTTTTCGTTCTCTCTTATGGAGTTCCACAAGTAGATTTGAAGTTCTCAGTTTCTCACGACTCGCATGAAGACTATGGACCAATAAAGTCATATGTTTTGATCTTTAACTTTCAGaattagaaaaagaaacaataaacTTTTATACTGTGTGATAAATAACagttttgttgtctttgatCCTCTTTTTTTACCTTGTATGTCAACGAgttgtaataaaatatgtgaTCATtgtgaaaatgtatttttatgttaacTGTCTCTCTGCCAGATTTTCCATTACAATCAACCAACGATTGTTTTGTCATATAAAAACACTCTTATTAAGACTCAAATAGATTTAATTTACAAGATTTAAAGATTACACATTATCGATCGACAAATAAAACAAGCTT comes from the Brassica napus cultivar Da-Ae chromosome A7, Da-Ae, whole genome shotgun sequence genome and includes:
- the LOC106424003 gene encoding flotillin-like protein 3; this encodes MSYKIARASEYLAITGGGIKDIKLAKSSWVLPWQSCTVFDVSPVNYTFEVQAMSSEKLPFVIPAVFTIGPRVDDPHALLLYAMLMSQHDKHSNHVNELVQGVIEGETRVLVASMTMEEVFKGTKEFKKEVFEKVQLELNQFGLVIYNANVKQLVDVPGHEYFSYLGQKTQMEAANQAKIDVAEAKMKGEVGAKERTGLTIQNAAKIDAESKIISTQRKGEGTKEEIKVKSEVQVFQNEKEALVAKADAALAIQKAALTKSSRVAEVEAAKAVAMREAELQTQVEKMNALTRTEKLKAEFLSKATVEYETKVQEANWELYNKQKKAEAVLYEKQKQAEATKAAADAAFYAKQREAEGIVAMANAQGTYIKTLLGAVNNDYSAMRDFLMINNGVYQDIAKTNAIAIKDLQPKISVWNQGGADQGMSGGGMKEIAGLYKMLPPVLDTVYEQTGMQPPAWIGTMRGAEPSR
- the LOC106400427 gene encoding protein disulfide isomerase-like 1-2; this encodes MASNGFAMLSILVLALFASSIRSEETETKEFVLTLDHSNFTDTINKHDFIVVEFYAPWCGHCKSLAPEYEKAAAELSSQSPPIFLAKIDASEESNKGIANEYKIQGFPTIKILRKGGKSIQDYNGPREAAGIVTYVKKQSGPASAEIKSADGAGEVIGEKSVVAVGVFPKLSGEEFDSFIALAEKLRADYDFAHTLDAKLLPRGDSSVVGPVVRLFKPFDELFVDSKDFNGEALEKFVKESSIPLVTVFDKDPSNHPYVSKFFDSPATKVMMFVNFTGETAESLKSKFREVATSSKGQDLAFLVGDAESSQGALQYFGLEESQVPLIIIQTPDSKKYLKANVVVDQIESWMKDFKDGKVAAHKKSQPIPAENNEPVKVVVAESLDDMVFNSGKNVLIEFYAPWCGHCQKLAPILDEVALAFQNDPSVLVAKLDATANDIPSDTFDVKGFPTIYFRSADGKVVVYEGSRTKEDFISFIEKNKPASHSEESSTTVRSGEHKTEESAAKDEL
- the LOC106423995 gene encoding indole glucosinolate O-methyltransferase 4; its protein translation is MANQLQKPLTNSPKPGLTKEEDSQEMVALQAQRMVYSLTLPMVFKAALELGVIDTLATVEDAMWLSPSEIVSRLPTKPTNPEAPMLLDRMLRLLASHSVLKCRVLETGENGGTGKTDRVYAAEPVCKLFLKDRDGSGSLLSFFLLCQNHVIFKALSHLKDVILEGKDAFMSAHGMRAFEYLGSDEQFAEMFNLAMSESSTLVMKKILEVYKGFKDINTLVDVGGGVGTVLGLVTSKYPRIKGINFDLASVVSNATPYPGVEHVAGDMLVEVPKGDAIFMKWVFHAWDDENCVKILKNCWSSLPEKGKVIAVEMVMPKEPTSDDCSPNIGYTVDMFMLSLRGSGGERTLSEYEALAYASGFRRCELICRSFSFSLMEFHK